In Campylobacter vicugnae, a genomic segment contains:
- a CDS encoding anaerobic C4-dicarboxylate transporter, protein MDFVLILQIIVLLGAIFVGIRLGGIGIGYAGGIGVVILGLCLGMKPGSIPWDVILIIMSVIAAISAMQLAGGLDYLVQIAEKILRSNPKYINFLAPTVTYFLTILAGTGHTAFSMIPVIVEVAKEQNIKPSAPLSIAVVSSQIAITASPVSAAVVYMTGVLEPLGWSYPTLIGLWLVTTFAGCMLTALIITLFADLDLSKDPVYQERLAQGLVKPSVGVQNKELKPGAKLSVGIFLIGVLLVVLYATAISKVGGKPVLIENVIVPRDAAIMSFMLGVATFITIFCKIEVGKVADTSVFKSGMVACVCVLGVAWLGNTFVGGYTNEIKTLAGDWVKAVPSLLAVIFFFAAMLLYSQAATAKAITPVVVAALGISATNPGDAYMLVASFAAVSALFVLPTYPTLLGAVQMDDTGSTRLGKYVFNHAFLIPGILAIAFSVAFGFIASALI, encoded by the coding sequence ATGGATTTTGTATTGATTTTACAAATCATTGTTCTACTAGGCGCTATCTTTGTAGGTATTCGTCTTGGTGGTATCGGTATTGGTTACGCCGGTGGTATCGGTGTTGTTATTCTAGGTCTTTGTCTAGGCATGAAGCCAGGATCTATCCCTTGGGATGTTATCCTAATTATTATGTCAGTTATTGCAGCTATTTCAGCTATGCAACTTGCTGGCGGTCTTGATTATTTAGTTCAAATAGCAGAGAAAATTCTACGCTCAAATCCTAAATATATCAACTTCCTAGCTCCAACTGTTACATACTTTTTGACAATTTTAGCAGGTACAGGCCATACAGCATTTTCTATGATTCCAGTTATCGTAGAAGTTGCTAAAGAGCAAAATATTAAACCTTCAGCTCCACTATCAATTGCTGTTGTATCTAGCCAAATTGCTATTACTGCTAGCCCAGTTAGTGCTGCTGTTGTATATATGACAGGTGTTCTTGAGCCACTTGGCTGGAGTTATCCAACTCTAATTGGTTTATGGTTAGTAACTACATTTGCTGGTTGTATGCTTACAGCTCTTATTATTACACTATTTGCTGACCTTGATCTAAGCAAAGATCCAGTATATCAAGAGCGTCTAGCTCAAGGTTTAGTAAAACCTTCAGTTGGTGTACAAAATAAAGAGCTTAAACCAGGTGCGAAACTTTCTGTAGGTATATTCTTAATTGGCGTTTTACTAGTTGTATTATATGCTACAGCTATCTCTAAAGTTGGCGGCAAACCTGTTCTTATTGAAAATGTAATTGTTCCTAGAGATGCAGCGATTATGAGCTTTATGCTTGGTGTGGCTACATTTATTACAATCTTTTGTAAAATCGAAGTTGGCAAAGTAGCTGATACAAGCGTATTTAAATCAGGTATGGTTGCTTGCGTTTGTGTTCTTGGTGTTGCATGGCTTGGTAATACATTTGTTGGTGGCTATACAAACGAGATTAAAACTCTAGCTGGTGATTGGGTTAAAGCTGTTCCTTCACTACTTGCTGTTATATTCTTCTTTGCTGCTATGCTTCTATACTCTCAAGCAGCTACTGCAAAAGCAATTACTCCAGTGGTGGTAGCAGCTCTAGGTATTAGTGCAACAAACCCAGGCGATGCATATATGCTAGTTGCATCTTTTGCTGCTGTATCGGCTCTATTTGTTTTACCTACTTATCCTACACTTCTAGGTGCTGTACAAATGGATGATACAGGTTCTACAAGGCTTGGTAAATATGTATTTAACCATGCATTCTTAATACCTGGTATTTTAGCTATTGCATTCTCTGTTGCATTTGGCTTTATCGCTTCTGCACTTATATAA
- the aspA gene encoding aspartate ammonia-lyase: MGTRKEHDFIGELEISDDVYYGVQTFRAVENFNISHDRLKNFPRFVRALARVKKAAAMANCELGLLDKEKESAILAACDKILAGGYYDQFVVDMIQGGAGTSTNMNANEVIANLALEHLGHKKGEYQFLHPNDHVNLSQSTNDAYPTALHLALHDYLTDLATAMGYLKKSYERKAEEFKDVLKMGRTQLQDAVPMTLGREFKTFAVMIGEDIERILEVRKLVLEVNLGGTAIGTGINSHPDYPKVVEQKLREVTGHDYKVAEDLIEATQDTGVYVQISGVLKRVATKLSKVCNDLRLLSSGPKCGLNEINLPKMQPGSSIMPGKVNPVIPEVVNQVCYSVIGSDVTVTFACEGGQLQLNVFEPVVAYSLFNSIIMLEKAMKTLADKCIDGITANEKICSDFVYNSIGIVTAFNPYIGYEKSASIAKEALQTGKSVADICLERGYLTKEEIDKILTPANMLNPHMGENK, translated from the coding sequence ATGGGTACAAGAAAAGAACACGATTTTATCGGTGAATTAGAAATCAGCGATGATGTGTATTATGGTGTCCAAACTTTTAGGGCTGTTGAGAATTTCAATATATCTCATGATAGGTTAAAAAACTTTCCTAGGTTTGTTCGTGCTTTAGCAAGAGTAAAAAAAGCAGCCGCAATGGCAAACTGCGAATTAGGTCTTTTAGATAAAGAAAAAGAGAGCGCAATTTTAGCAGCTTGCGATAAAATTTTAGCTGGTGGGTATTATGATCAATTTGTAGTAGATATGATCCAAGGTGGTGCTGGTACTTCTACAAATATGAACGCTAATGAGGTTATTGCTAACCTTGCACTTGAGCATTTAGGTCATAAAAAAGGTGAATATCAATTCCTTCATCCAAATGATCATGTAAACTTAAGCCAAAGTACAAATGATGCATACCCAACTGCACTTCATCTAGCTTTACATGATTATCTAACTGACCTAGCTACAGCTATGGGTTATCTAAAAAAATCATATGAGAGAAAAGCTGAAGAATTCAAAGATGTATTAAAAATGGGTAGAACTCAACTTCAAGATGCTGTACCTATGACACTTGGTCGTGAGTTTAAAACATTTGCTGTAATGATAGGTGAAGATATAGAAAGAATTCTAGAAGTTAGAAAGCTTGTATTAGAAGTTAATCTAGGTGGTACAGCTATTGGTACTGGTATTAACTCTCACCCAGATTATCCAAAAGTGGTGGAACAAAAACTAAGAGAAGTAACAGGCCATGACTATAAAGTAGCTGAAGACTTGATAGAAGCTACACAAGATACTGGTGTATATGTACAAATCTCAGGTGTTTTAAAAAGGGTAGCAACAAAACTATCTAAAGTATGTAACGATTTAAGACTTCTAAGCTCTGGTCCAAAATGTGGTCTAAATGAGATTAATCTACCAAAAATGCAACCAGGTAGCTCAATTATGCCAGGTAAGGTAAATCCAGTTATTCCTGAAGTTGTAAATCAAGTTTGTTATTCAGTTATTGGATCAGATGTTACAGTTACTTTTGCTTGCGAAGGCGGTCAATTACAACTAAATGTATTTGAGCCAGTTGTGGCTTATAGCTTATTTAATTCAATTATTATGCTTGAAAAAGCTATGAAAACTCTAGCTGATAAATGTATAGATGGCATTACAGCTAATGAAAAAATTTGTAGCGATTTTGTTTATAATTCAATTGGTATTGTTACAGCGTTTAACCCATATATTGGTTATGAAAAATCAGCTAGCATTGCTAAAGAAGCTCTTCAAACAGGTAAAAGCGTTGCAGATATATGCTTAGAGCGTGGATATTTAACAAAAGAAGAGATTGATAAAATTCTAACACCTGCTAATATGCTTAATCCGCATATGGGTGAAAATAAATAA
- a CDS encoding AI-2E family transporter, whose protein sequence is MRYNLVAIASFIIIIGGLSLASSIVVPFLLAVFISIIVYPVLELMSKVHINRFFAFIILIGICGSGLWILGNVIATALLGFSADLPIYKAKIDIFIDNLVIYIKDNSNIDISNNILSFINIDKLIATTSNLIVQTGSIVTQSFLVFLLLAFILFEVQIFKDKVAYFALKNPLASDIASTFISNLKRYLAIKTISSIATGVIVWIFLILFDVPYAPLWAVLAFILNYIPTIGSIIAAIPAILVSLAVNDLSSTLWLTLIYLVLNIAIGNFIEPKFLGKELGISTLVVILSLLFWGFVFGIGGMFLAVPLTMSIKIALDANPKTKSISILLSN, encoded by the coding sequence TTGAGATACAATCTAGTAGCTATAGCAAGTTTTATCATTATTATAGGTGGGCTTAGTCTTGCTAGTTCTATTGTTGTGCCGTTTTTGCTAGCTGTATTTATTTCAATAATAGTATATCCGGTATTGGAGTTAATGAGCAAAGTGCATATTAATCGCTTTTTTGCTTTTATAATTTTGATTGGGATTTGTGGTAGTGGGCTTTGGATTTTAGGTAATGTGATTGCTACAGCGCTTTTAGGATTTAGTGCAGACTTGCCAATATATAAAGCTAAGATTGATATATTTATAGATAATCTTGTAATATATATAAAAGATAATTCAAATATCGATATAAGCAATAATATATTAAGTTTTATCAATATAGATAAGTTAATTGCTACTACATCAAATTTGATTGTACAAACTGGAAGTATAGTTACTCAATCATTTTTAGTATTTTTACTTTTGGCATTTATTTTGTTTGAGGTTCAAATATTTAAAGATAAGGTCGCATACTTTGCATTAAAAAACCCTTTAGCTTCAGATATTGCAAGTACATTTATATCAAATTTAAAACGCTACTTAGCTATCAAGACAATTTCATCAATTGCCACAGGCGTGATAGTGTGGATATTTTTAATCTTATTTGATGTGCCTTATGCTCCGCTATGGGCTGTTCTTGCTTTTATTCTTAATTATATTCCAACAATTGGCTCTATAATAGCAGCAATTCCTGCAATTTTAGTTAGCTTAGCAGTTAATGATCTTAGTAGTACGCTTTGGCTAACACTTATATATTTAGTATTAAATATTGCCATTGGTAATTTTATTGAGCCTAAATTTCTTGGAAAAGAACTTGGAATATCTACTTTAGTAGTAATTTTGAGTCTATTATTCTGGGGATTTGTTTTTGGTATTGGCGGAATGTTTTTGGCTGTACCGCTTACTATGAGTATCAAGATCGCTCTAGATGCAAATCCAAAAACTAAATCCATATCAATACTGTTAAGCAATTAA
- a CDS encoding molybdopterin synthase catalytic subunit, whose product MEIYDGNLDANEITSRWYSDNKLKNYGAIMSFVGVVRDEGGISGLSFDLYEPILKTWFNKWQERAKSQNAIILMAHSKGDVAVHESSFIAGVCSPQRKVALKLINEFVEDFKANAPIWKYDLIGQKRVYALERSQKLQNAGILA is encoded by the coding sequence ATGGAAATTTATGATGGCAATCTAGACGCAAATGAAATAACTAGCCGATGGTATAGCGATAATAAGCTCAAAAATTATGGAGCTATTATGAGTTTTGTAGGCGTGGTAAGAGATGAAGGCGGCATAAGTGGGCTTAGTTTTGATCTATATGAACCGATTTTAAAAACGTGGTTTAATAAGTGGCAAGAAAGAGCAAAATCACAAAATGCTATAATTTTAATGGCACATAGCAAAGGAGATGTAGCGGTGCATGAAAGCAGCTTTATAGCTGGAGTTTGTAGCCCACAAAGGAAGGTTGCGCTAAAGCTTATAAATGAATTTGTAGAGGATTTTAAGGCAAATGCACCAATATGGAAATATGATTTAATAGGCCAAAAGAGAGTCTATGCTCTTGAGCGAAGTCAAAAACTGCAAAATGCAGGTATCTTAGCCTAA
- a CDS encoding MoaD/ThiS family protein, translating into MVKVEFLGPIGVKPMELDVKNLGQLKDILSQNDEISKWLKLCAVALNDEIINDINTELKSGDRICILPPVCGG; encoded by the coding sequence ATGGTAAAAGTGGAGTTTTTAGGCCCTATTGGAGTTAAGCCTATGGAGTTAGATGTAAAAAATTTAGGCCAATTAAAAGATATATTATCTCAAAACGATGAGATATCAAAATGGCTTAAGCTTTGTGCTGTTGCTTTAAATGATGAGATAATTAATGATATAAATACAGAGCTTAAAAGCGGAGATAGAATCTGTATTTTACCACCAGTTTGTGGAGGTTAA
- a CDS encoding NFACT RNA binding domain-containing protein: MKYKILTQISEFLSKFRKISSIKRVGDLMIAIKFDGDYELIFDLNKSNSAIYKSNQIQIKEYKAPFDILLKKRLNSAKILNIKTLKNNRILAINVSFTGSYKELISTLYLEFTGRFTNAIICDENGVILEALHHFDNSTRSIKVGKVLTLLEGIEIKEKPSQIIENFDEYFQDEFAKISLKNLEQIKANKIANINKKIEILNSNLNTLQTSYELNNRANELNQKANLIIANLHNLNDYDRDLKLMDYNGNIIQIAIDSSPKIAANEMFKTSKKLRQKAANIEIQKENLITKLEFLNSLKNAINASKDANEIEILSPKKQIQKSEAKFSDLVENFYINGYKISLGKSQKGNEFLLKNAKKDDFWFHLKDRASTHVIVKSNKLNLSEEITLFAAKLCVQFSSKSSGTYEVDYTKRQNVKIQNGAFVNYINYKTKVIKI, translated from the coding sequence ATGAAATACAAAATTTTAACCCAAATATCAGAGTTCTTGTCTAAATTTCGCAAAATTTCATCTATTAAAAGAGTTGGCGATTTAATGATTGCTATTAAATTTGATGGTGATTATGAGCTTATTTTTGATTTAAATAAATCAAATTCAGCTATTTATAAAAGTAATCAAATTCAGATTAAAGAGTACAAAGCACCATTTGATATTTTACTTAAAAAGCGTCTAAACTCAGCTAAAATTTTAAATATTAAAACGCTTAAAAATAATAGAATTTTAGCTATAAATGTATCCTTTACTGGTTCATATAAGGAGCTTATTAGCACTTTATATCTTGAATTTACTGGACGATTTACTAACGCGATTATCTGCGATGAAAATGGGGTAATCTTAGAGGCTTTACATCATTTTGATAATTCTACAAGAAGTATAAAAGTTGGTAAGGTTTTAACTTTGCTTGAAGGGATAGAGATAAAAGAAAAACCAAGCCAAATTATAGAGAATTTTGATGAGTATTTTCAAGATGAATTTGCTAAAATTTCTTTAAAAAATCTAGAGCAAATTAAAGCAAACAAAATAGCAAATATAAATAAAAAAATTGAGATTTTAAACTCAAATTTAAATACACTCCAAACAAGCTATGAGCTTAATAATAGAGCAAATGAGCTAAACCAAAAAGCAAATTTAATAATTGCAAATTTGCATAATTTAAATGATTATGATAGAGATTTAAAGCTTATGGATTATAATGGTAATATTATTCAAATTGCTATTGATTCTTCACCAAAAATTGCTGCAAATGAGATGTTTAAAACTAGTAAAAAGCTACGCCAAAAGGCTGCAAATATAGAGATACAAAAAGAGAATTTAATCACTAAATTAGAATTTTTAAATTCATTAAAAAATGCTATAAATGCTAGCAAGGATGCTAATGAAATTGAGATTTTATCTCCTAAAAAGCAAATACAAAAAAGCGAGGCTAAATTTAGTGATTTAGTAGAAAATTTCTATATAAATGGGTATAAAATTAGTCTTGGTAAGAGTCAAAAAGGAAATGAGTTTTTGCTAAAAAATGCTAAAAAAGATGATTTTTGGTTTCATTTAAAAGATAGAGCTAGCACACATGTTATTGTTAAATCTAATAAGCTAAATTTAAGCGAGGAAATTACGCTATTTGCGGCCAAGCTTTGCGTTCAATTTAGCTCTAAATCAAGTGGAACATATGAGGTTGATTATACTAAAAGACAAAATGTAAAAATCCAAAATGGAGCCTTTGTAAATTATATAAATTATAAAACTAAGGTAATTAAAATTTAA
- the leuC gene encoding 3-isopropylmalate dehydratase large subunit, producing MKQTITEKIFSEHVGKKVSAGQIVESSIDMVIGNDITTPISIKAFKESGAKKLANPNGFAIVMDHYIPAKDIMSANQAKISRDFAYEHDLPNFFDEKDMGIEHALMPEKGLVVPGDVIIGADSHTCTHGAIGAFSTGMGSTDLAYAMITGKNWFKVPPTIKVEFVGKPGDHIYGKDLILEVIRMIGVDGALYKALEFTGDAMAYLDMDSRFSLCNMAIEAGGKSGIIAVDDITKEFLSKVNLRSEPKLHYSDEGANYDQIITIDVSKLEPVIAYPYLPSNGKSVSQAVKDDIKIDQAFIGSCTNGRLSDLRIAAQILKGKRVAKHTRLIITPATQKIALQAQKEGLMDIFVEAGAVVSNPTCGACLGGYMGILGAGERCISTTNRNFVGRMGDRTSEVYLANSAVAAASAIAGKIVDPRNL from the coding sequence ATGAAGCAGACAATAACTGAGAAAATTTTTAGCGAACATGTAGGCAAAAAAGTAAGCGCTGGTCAAATCGTAGAGAGTAGCATTGATATGGTAATTGGCAATGATATTACAACGCCAATTTCTATCAAAGCTTTTAAAGAAAGTGGAGCTAAAAAACTAGCCAATCCAAATGGTTTTGCCATTGTGATGGATCACTATATCCCAGCAAAAGATATAATGAGTGCCAATCAAGCTAAAATAAGCAGAGATTTTGCTTATGAGCATGATTTACCAAATTTCTTTGATGAAAAAGATATGGGTATTGAACATGCACTAATGCCTGAAAAAGGTCTAGTAGTTCCAGGCGATGTTATCATTGGAGCTGACTCTCACACCTGTACTCATGGTGCTATTGGTGCATTTAGTACTGGTATGGGAAGTACTGATTTAGCATATGCAATGATAACAGGTAAAAACTGGTTTAAAGTACCACCAACGATAAAAGTTGAATTTGTAGGCAAACCAGGCGATCACATCTATGGTAAAGATCTAATCTTAGAAGTTATTAGAATGATTGGCGTTGATGGTGCTCTTTATAAGGCGCTTGAATTTACTGGTGATGCTATGGCGTATCTAGATATGGATAGTAGATTTAGTCTTTGTAATATGGCTATTGAAGCAGGCGGTAAAAGCGGCATAATCGCAGTCGATGATATCACTAAAGAGTTTTTAAGTAAAGTAAATTTAAGAAGCGAGCCAAAACTTCATTATAGCGATGAAGGTGCAAACTATGATCAAATAATTACAATCGATGTTAGCAAACTTGAACCAGTAATTGCATATCCATATCTTCCAAGCAATGGTAAAAGCGTAAGTCAAGCTGTAAAAGATGATATTAAGATCGATCAAGCATTTATTGGAAGTTGTACTAATGGTAGATTAAGCGATTTAAGAATTGCTGCTCAAATTTTAAAAGGCAAAAGAGTAGCTAAACATACAAGACTTATCATCACTCCAGCTACTCAAAAAATCGCCTTACAAGCACAAAAAGAGGGCTTAATGGATATATTTGTAGAAGCTGGCGCAGTAGTAAGCAATCCAACATGCGGTGCGTGTCTTGGTGGATATATGGGAATTTTAGGCGCTGGGGAGAGATGTATCAGCACAACAAATCGTAATTTTGTAGGCAGAATGGGTGACCGTACAAGTGAAGTTTATCTAGCAAATTCAGCTGTCGCTGCAGCAAGTGCAATTGCTGGTAAAATCGTAGATCCAAGAAATTTATAA
- a CDS encoding molybdenum cofactor guanylyltransferase has protein sequence MQNALILAGGKSSRMGSDKTLLEFCSYPSITHFLFERLSKHFDNVKVASKQDKFNPKLPLLIDEFSEFAPIYVVANLDKYYKDPVFIIAADTPFVEIDTIKELSKQKSQIAIASDDEFMHYLCGFYSPNVAKLARQMIKNGDLRLSNLAKICKFKSVKFQNTQQFFNINTKADYEKANI, from the coding sequence ATGCAAAATGCGTTGATACTAGCTGGTGGCAAAAGCTCTAGAATGGGGTCTGATAAGACCTTATTAGAGTTTTGCTCCTATCCTAGTATTACGCATTTTTTATTTGAGCGTTTAAGCAAACATTTTGATAATGTAAAGGTTGCAAGCAAACAAGATAAATTTAATCCCAAACTACCACTTTTAATAGATGAATTTAGCGAATTTGCACCAATTTATGTAGTTGCAAATTTAGATAAATATTATAAAGACCCAGTATTTATAATAGCAGCAGATACTCCATTTGTAGAGATTGATACTATTAAAGAACTATCAAAACAAAAGTCTCAAATAGCCATAGCAAGCGATGATGAGTTTATGCATTATCTATGTGGATTTTACTCTCCAAATGTGGCTAAGTTAGCAAGACAAATGATAAAAAATGGCGATTTACGCCTAAGTAATTTGGCTAAAATTTGCAAATTTAAGAGTGTGAAATTTCAAAACACTCAGCAATTTTTTAACATAAACACAAAAGCCGATTACGAAAAAGCTAATATTTAA